The Gymnogyps californianus isolate 813 chromosome 19, ASM1813914v2, whole genome shotgun sequence DNA window TCTGGTGGTCGGTGTAGTCGTACTGGGAGCGGGTGATGGTGGGGTAGGAGGAGCTGTAGTGCTGGAGGTTGAAGGAGCTGTAGTTGATCTGCTGCGgggagtgctgctgctgctcgctGTAGTGGCTAGGGCTGAGCTGCTCCGTCTTGATGTGCGTCCTCTGCTGCGCCTGGCCCTGCTCGCCGCTCAGCGCCGGCAGCCCGTGCTGCGGCTGGGGCTGtggcgggggctgcggcggcggctgcggctgctgctTGGACATCCAGACGTGGCCGGCCCCGGCTTGCGAGCCCGACGTGCTGCTGATGCCGTAGCTGCCGGTGTAGGTGACCTGGCCGGGCTGCCCGTGGGTGGCCGGGACCCCCGGGTGGCCGTTGGGGGGGAGGTACTGATCGAACTCGTTGACGTCGAAAGTCTCGATGTTGGAGATGACGTCACTGCTGAGCTCGCCGATGTCCACGTCTCGGAAGTCAATGTGGGGCGGCTGCCGGCCGCCTTCTTGCAGAGGGCGGCCCTCCCGCTTCAGGTCCTGCTTGCCCGGCTGCGTGTCCGTcttgggggtggtggggggtgtgggggggccCTGCGATTGCCCTgcggaaggaaggaaggaaagggcaCAGGCGTGAAGGGGGTGTCTCTCCCGCGACGGCCGAGCACCCCTGCGCCCGCAGCTCCCCGATAACGCCGTTAATAGTTAACCCGCGGTCCGTGGGGCGGCCAGATAACAGCGCGTTGCTTCTGAAAGCAGTTGCGTAGGGTAACACAAACATCTCCAGGTGCGAGGAACACAGACGCGAGCCCTATCAGCGCCGATCTATCGCGCCGGGTAAAGTTACCGAGCCTTTGGACATGAGCCGCAAGAGCGGAGCCAtcttttggtttatttgtttaaaaagtatgGGTTCACGTTTCTCATGGGCAGAGGGGGTGGAAGCGGCTGCAGGGGCTGGCACACACGGGTGAGCATTTGTGTGCCGGTGCTACGGGCAAGGCTCGcgggcagctctgcccctctcctgctgcagccgtCTCCTTCTCACTGCATTTCTGcgtctctctccttccccccccccccaccttaCCCAATCCCAATTTCAGCCTGGTTTGGGATGCAACTTTTCTTAGGTGGCCGTGACTTAACCCCCTCCGTAACACCTTGTGAGGCTGCGAGTACCTACCCGAGTGCTCCCCGGGGGAGTGCACCTCGCTGATGCTGGAGGACGACTGCGGGGAATCCGCCTGCAGCGCCTTGAAGATGGCGTTGGGGGAGATGTGGGTTTGCTCGgagccctcctcctgctccgACTGCCCGTTCTTCACCGACTTTCTCCGCCGCGGCTGGTACTTGTAGTCGGGATGGTCCTTCTTGTGCTGCACCCGCAGCCGCTCGGCCTCCTCCACGAAGGGACGCTTCTCGCTCTCGTTCAGCAGCCTGGGGGGGGACATGGGGGGCGAGGGGTCAGCTGCAGCTCACGAGGGGCATTAGCGGCTCCCCCCACTATGGCATTACCACCAGCCCAAACCTCTCCCCTGGATTGCCCTGAATGGAAATGCAAAGCCCCCCCCAACATTAAACCCCCTGCCTGGGGCACACGCTGGTTGTCGCTCCCCCCAGATTGCTTCGGTGGCAGAACGAGAGGTGCAAGAGTCACGGCAGGGTCCGACCCTTGCCCTCCGCACCCTGTCCGTCCCTGCAAGGGTGCACGTCCCGTCCCCGGGGCGCTTTAGGTGACGGCCCCGTCGCTGCCTGCCAGGGCCAGGTTTActcactgctttctcctcctgctgcaagAGCAGCCGCAAATGTAGGATTCACCCCCCCCTTCTGCAGTCACAGAGCAAGAGGCGGCCAGGTGACtcactttccttctgtttttctcccctccctgccttaTTTTGGAAGTCGGAGGGCACCCAGCCATGCGCCACTCATCGcagccacccacccacccacccacccggGGCTTGGCACAGCATCGCCGGCGCTCGCCCTGCGCCCGGCTTCTGCCGCCCCCCCCTCCTCGCCCCGCATCGCTTCTCCTCCTGGGCCAAGCTGATGCAATCCAGAAAACCATCATTTCCTCTGGACAAGAGCACAAACAAACGCCAAAGCAGGCCCCGCTCGCCCGGCGGTGGGGGCCCGCTGGGTGGGGGGTCTGCCAGCCCCCCGCACGGCCCCCTCCTGCCCGGCGGGGCCAGCTTCCACCCGGGACATTGCTCAAGGGAAAGAAACCACTTGCAAGAGCAGAAGGCGGCCGCAGGGAATTAACTTTCCTTACTTTTCCCCTACTATTCTGGCTTCTCCTACGCCGAAGAAGTTTGCCAGCACATGCAAAAGTTTTCAGCGAGTTTTCCAGGCTTGAAAtcatcctctccctcctcttccacctccttTGACTGCTGGTACAGGCTAGGGCAGACTTTGcaggctgcagcctctcccccccagcatcccccgTTCCCCTCCCCCGCTGACCCGTCCCGGCCTCCGCACTCACCTCCAGAGCTTGCCCAGGGTTTTGCTGAGCTCCGCGTTGTGCAGATGCGGGTACTGGTCAGCCAGCTTCCTCCGGGCCGCCTGTGCCCACACCATGAACGCGTTCATGGGTCTCTTCACGTGGGGCTTATTTTTGCTGGATCCGTTCACCCGGACCGGCATGGGGACCAGGGTCCAGTCGTAGCCCTTGAGCACTTGGCTCACCGCCTCTCGGATGCACACCGGGAACTTGTCCTCGTCGCTCTCCTTCTTCAGGTCCGGGTCACCCTTGGGGAAGGTGTTTTCTTGGGGTCTGGTGTTCTCCGTGTCCGAGCCGGATCCAGAGGGGCAGGGGGACCCGGCGGAGTCATCCGAcatggtggggctgggggcgtCGGAGATACATTTGTCCTGCTCTTCCGTCATTTTCATGAAGGGGTCTAGGAGATTCATGCGAGAAAGTGGTAggggggggacaggggatgaaaaaatttgggggaaaaaaaaaaagtcaggtgGCTAAGGGGCAGGGAAGggtttaaaaagtaaaactgggAGAAACGAAGTCTCCACCAGCGTGAagcctggctggggagaggagggagaaagctggaaaaagtttgcaaaagtttttttattatttttccctacCCCTCTAagtcaaaaaaacaaaacaaaaacccaaaaaccaaaccaaaaaaccaacaaggGCGGGGGGAGAAACTTTTGCAAGTTGCAGGAGAGAAAGGACGGGAGGAGCAGGGTGAAGGGGAGGGgggtgcagaaaaaaaaaaaaacccggagCGGCGGTGGCGGGAGGCCGGGGGCGACGGTCGGTGGgcagcgcggggccgggggcggccgtCGGTGGgcagcgcggggccgggcgcgcCCCGCCGGTCTCCAGCGCGGCTCTGCGGCCCGCGCCGCGGCGCGGGAATAAATACTCTCCGCGGCGATTTCGGCTCGGGAGCGCTCCGCCAATGGGCGGCCGGCCCCGGGGGCTGGCGCGCACGCCATTggctgcgccgccgccgcggggaggGGTCGGCGGGCGCGCATCAGCGCGCCGCTCAGCGCCGCGCAGGGGGGAGGCTGCGGGAGGGCGGACGGGGAGGCCGCGGGCGGGGGCGCGGAGCAGCCGAGCCCCTTGCGCGGATGCggagcagcagcggcggcggaAGACCCCCGCGCCCCTTAAGcgccgctccgcccgccgcgGCGTTTTCTGGTTTACCCGGGAGCTGCGGAATGAGCGTCTGCGGGCGTTGGGGGACTCCCTGCCGGTTTAGCCCGCAGGTCCGCGGGGGCTGGCGGACCCCCGCGGGCGCGGAGCGACGATGGAGGAacgcggcggcggccggggc harbors:
- the SOX9 gene encoding transcription factor SOX-9; translation: MNLLDPFMKMTEEQDKCISDAPSPTMSDDSAGSPCPSGSGSDTENTRPQENTFPKGDPDLKKESDEDKFPVCIREAVSQVLKGYDWTLVPMPVRVNGSSKNKPHVKRPMNAFMVWAQAARRKLADQYPHLHNAELSKTLGKLWRLLNESEKRPFVEEAERLRVQHKKDHPDYKYQPRRRKSVKNGQSEQEEGSEQTHISPNAIFKALQADSPQSSSSISEVHSPGEHSGQSQGPPTPPTTPKTDTQPGKQDLKREGRPLQEGGRQPPHIDFRDVDIGELSSDVISNIETFDVNEFDQYLPPNGHPGVPATHGQPGQVTYTGSYGISSTSGSQAGAGHVWMSKQQPQPPPQPPPQPQPQHGLPALSGEQGQAQQRTHIKTEQLSPSHYSEQQQHSPQQINYSSFNLQHYSSSYPTITRSQYDYTDHQNSSSYYSHAAGQSSSLYSTFTYMNPTQRPMYTPIADTSGVPSIPQTHSPQHWEQPVYTQLTRP